From a single Lewinella sp. LCG006 genomic region:
- a CDS encoding gliding motility-associated C-terminal domain-containing protein codes for MKHCIFSILLVCLGLTTSHAQVILTPISAPETMVACGSAERFTLSVINAGSMGFSNLPLQIILPPGMEYVPGSLQGPFTEANLGNLSSPQFNYPSLPALSTQQISIACIINCAFTNSSGPRYLLTLPSGVQQAQEQPLANYFFPEVVITNVDAPVLNLAVAASGQRTFTVIQSTPGAILDTLFFINRYDPGMESLGLNIGSLFGSSPGIDTFMLTGADMPGGDNGFNAGDTLFLTETVRLLDCAPANSVIELFWRCGSVVCQSFISNTILTQATGSPDLRITNTNGFANQVAANTPSIVGGGFCDTLRLSYLLENLGGEDAPGAGAVYDLVLGMGLNNNLFSSTLPFDLSIFPNWTILVEMGGVLLDLGNYQFPNPNPLRGYNLDFRQMISDPDGPGGLRDIDNDGFFDDLPVGSSTTLEVLIIYDPDATSGCAFLSGYPYNGGAETIFRLGYQYQDQCSQPRAYWYSVNDVGTNIVSLFTHRSIIYTVTLAENNLSQGQVTTMEIRPDGAWNSPCGATDSFILEIILPDGLVAEPSAYGPGDFSGIVGQSGDTIWLASNERGTYTQPWGLNVSMDCNETIVDTTLNISFLYFCDSDCGPMKRINCQEIVLDYLPQCETCLEGVETRGFAAERISMGWTNSAHTQQVDPDTDPSINTGAAINRDSVALTLNGILRGSGPFDALNVRLVYQGIDAAFADPTLPHFAPIGATFDYFAQDGSVYSCVDPPFLTNFDPGNGEHTITAQLESFFQAGGCLQNVTRMAGDSMVLRIFTRVTENTPRRAVPVPELKGQFFLLQNGQRISCNEYLDNFILEQVIPNASLVYSSQEHYGCAAIYFNNNAITNPGHIYDADQFPNEVRSIVDVSEVRMILEGNWEHQSGSSDLLANGSFDENDGIAAGAPFVTIPLPDPLISFDGAYTTFTYVNPGTWPKGDLVIGGSNPVHNIRFRAIPGCLVPNDTPFEIQMEADMIRYLNAPVEWRDTITSRDTSSNKTYLGPRANLLLASPQEFIPNSDTVRWEVNINNNTSYGHPDKLLQHVWLALEQAGAVAIFAIEDITDPANPIAFPWQTYDAGGSYWIQIGQVAAFATRRFRISGLYTDCARQELLLRMGYSCLDYPNPHPGAGYQLAGTFFQCADKELALYIQPTPVSLNLNVEGPPLPAPLCEPLDYSIVVSNVNLPAAYEHEMRTQLPLGAEIIPGTSTIEIPANSGNWFNLADPIALGNNTFSWPLSNDPNGLAILPGVNQAPANTYRLSFKLLTRCGLNAGLRIGFSTEASNSCGALEERTAFSERLLIQGLPETANNYALFLGTPEGGLQACDTTQINAKLINLGPFPSRDIEFAIITLPAAFDLLPGTNPPTVALTSNTTIEDRRFLRFQMPAGVPPGDSIVLPFSLTDLRNTELDCEAAELSLAAVLEAQVACGLSPTDSCAILLVLNSDTITTAVLKDELDFVITEHRSLPLGQTGETLTTLLRLQNLQNAPARTDSIIWEVYVDDDLSGTISPGDELLYGSLPRPITLAANASWLDSITYTATTDQVCQLLVTYRNSGFSCACDPPLVYVLPNPILANAGPDQLLCSDESIWLGTDERLNGMTFEWSALGSSPLGAITPLDSSFTLFQWPNSSLTAQTYSFQLETQRGPNCVSRDTVQITVLPELRSTTSVASDYNGQAISCAGAADGALAVSTTLGQMPLTYELNGQVQDNPIFTDLTAGSYQFMITDANGCTSIAEGMLDQPDSLMLDAQLQSTSCANTADGSIQIQVNGGTPGYSYSWSGGLPNAAQQNNLPAGPYQLSLTDANNCLLVSDTLWLDRPPAISYELSIDATSCSYSSDGSVQISNLSGGTGSLSLLWPDGTSSLTNANLPIGEANLTITDENDCLTLIPYFVPGPAPLVVNSLEQENVSCFGLADGQIAVSVMGGTGPYQYQWAHGPDAPTLTNLLAGSYEVLVTDAQNCNLLVPDLMIEQPSALSIDNFEIEGISCFGFADGQISVEAGGGTPPYRYAWENGTINPTLAGLEAGSYTLELTDDNDCFFTTSYTVPQPPPLTNVLERLDPACSGEEGTFTFFPDGGTPPYVFSADGGQTFTEDASIDAGPGTYLLVIRDQNGCLFTDEAEMMEPLPLFLDAPEQIILDYGDSITLFIPLYNVRGDTFIQWLPATSQLSCDDCLNPTIYAQETTVFYLRVRDSFGCAASARIPMIVEFPRRVYLPNAFSPNGVGDNEVWYPFAANEVALIRRLEVFNRWGGQVFSQKNFPPNDPLFGWDGWFNGSPAPSAVYVYFVEVEFTDGTVLVLKGDVVLVR; via the coding sequence ATGAAACACTGTATTTTTTCTATATTGCTGGTTTGCTTAGGTCTGACGACTAGTCATGCCCAAGTAATTCTTACCCCTATTTCCGCGCCTGAGACAATGGTCGCTTGTGGTAGTGCTGAACGCTTCACGCTTTCGGTGATTAACGCTGGAAGTATGGGGTTCTCCAACCTGCCACTGCAGATTATTCTGCCTCCCGGCATGGAATATGTTCCTGGCTCCTTGCAAGGGCCCTTTACGGAGGCCAACCTTGGTAATCTTTCTTCGCCCCAGTTCAACTATCCTTCGCTACCGGCACTGTCTACCCAACAGATAAGTATTGCCTGTATTATCAATTGTGCTTTTACGAATAGTAGTGGGCCGCGTTACCTACTGACCTTGCCCTCTGGTGTGCAACAAGCCCAAGAACAGCCCTTAGCCAATTACTTCTTTCCGGAGGTCGTCATTACTAATGTTGATGCCCCCGTGCTCAACCTGGCCGTAGCTGCCAGCGGGCAACGAACATTTACCGTCATTCAATCGACGCCCGGTGCGATCTTAGATACTTTGTTTTTCATCAATCGCTATGATCCAGGGATGGAATCTTTGGGCTTGAATATTGGTAGTCTTTTCGGCAGTTCGCCCGGCATTGATACCTTTATGTTGACGGGGGCTGACATGCCAGGTGGAGACAATGGCTTCAATGCTGGTGATACCCTCTTCCTGACCGAAACCGTGAGGCTGCTGGATTGCGCTCCTGCCAATTCTGTTATCGAACTTTTTTGGCGCTGTGGCAGCGTAGTCTGCCAGAGCTTTATCAGCAATACCATTCTTACCCAAGCAACGGGTTCGCCTGATTTGCGGATTACCAATACCAATGGTTTTGCCAATCAGGTAGCGGCCAATACGCCAAGTATCGTAGGTGGAGGCTTTTGCGATACGCTGCGACTGAGCTACTTACTGGAAAACCTAGGTGGAGAAGATGCTCCCGGGGCTGGTGCCGTTTACGACCTGGTTCTGGGTATGGGGCTCAACAACAACCTCTTCAGTAGCACGCTACCCTTTGATTTAAGCATTTTCCCCAACTGGACCATTTTGGTAGAAATGGGTGGCGTATTACTGGATTTAGGCAATTATCAATTCCCCAACCCCAATCCCTTAAGAGGCTACAACCTGGATTTTCGCCAAATGATCAGCGATCCTGATGGCCCTGGCGGGCTAAGGGATATAGACAATGATGGCTTCTTTGACGACCTCCCCGTGGGCAGTAGCACCACCTTGGAAGTGTTGATTATCTACGACCCTGATGCCACCTCCGGCTGTGCTTTTCTCAGCGGCTATCCTTACAACGGAGGAGCAGAAACCATCTTCCGCCTCGGTTATCAATACCAGGATCAATGCTCCCAACCACGCGCCTATTGGTACAGCGTCAATGATGTGGGTACCAACATTGTCTCTCTTTTCACCCATCGTTCTATTATCTATACGGTTACTCTTGCAGAGAACAACCTCAGTCAAGGACAGGTAACCACCATGGAAATCCGGCCCGATGGCGCCTGGAACAGCCCTTGTGGCGCGACCGATTCCTTTATTCTAGAAATCATCTTGCCGGATGGATTAGTAGCTGAACCTAGCGCCTATGGTCCTGGCGATTTTTCGGGCATTGTTGGGCAAAGCGGTGATACCATCTGGCTAGCCAGCAACGAACGAGGTACTTACACCCAGCCTTGGGGGCTCAACGTCAGCATGGATTGCAACGAAACCATTGTTGACACCACTCTGAACATCAGCTTCCTCTACTTTTGCGACTCTGATTGCGGGCCTATGAAAAGGATCAACTGCCAGGAGATCGTCCTCGATTACCTTCCGCAGTGTGAGACCTGCCTGGAAGGTGTAGAAACCCGTGGCTTTGCAGCCGAACGAATCAGTATGGGCTGGACCAATAGCGCTCATACCCAGCAAGTAGACCCCGACACCGATCCAAGCATTAACACAGGAGCTGCTATCAACCGCGATTCCGTGGCCCTTACCTTGAATGGTATTTTGCGCGGTAGCGGTCCTTTTGACGCACTCAATGTCCGCTTGGTATACCAAGGCATTGATGCCGCTTTTGCCGATCCTACCCTCCCTCACTTTGCGCCCATTGGGGCGACCTTTGACTATTTTGCACAAGACGGATCTGTGTACTCCTGTGTCGATCCGCCCTTCCTGACCAACTTCGATCCCGGCAACGGAGAACATACGATTACGGCCCAATTGGAGAGCTTTTTTCAAGCAGGTGGCTGTCTGCAAAACGTCACACGGATGGCAGGTGACAGTATGGTGTTGCGCATCTTTACTCGGGTAACCGAAAACACGCCGCGTCGAGCCGTTCCCGTACCAGAGCTGAAAGGACAGTTTTTCCTATTGCAAAATGGTCAACGAATTAGCTGTAACGAATACCTCGATAATTTCATTTTGGAACAGGTCATCCCCAATGCTAGTCTCGTATATTCCAGCCAGGAGCACTACGGATGCGCAGCCATCTACTTCAACAACAATGCGATCACTAACCCCGGCCATATTTACGACGCCGACCAGTTCCCCAATGAAGTCCGTTCCATTGTCGATGTCAGCGAGGTGAGGATGATTTTGGAAGGCAACTGGGAGCACCAAAGCGGGAGCAGCGATCTGCTCGCTAATGGCTCTTTTGATGAAAATGATGGTATAGCTGCGGGAGCTCCTTTTGTGACCATTCCTCTACCCGATCCGCTTATTAGTTTTGATGGTGCTTACACGACTTTTACTTACGTCAATCCCGGCACCTGGCCCAAAGGCGACTTGGTCATTGGTGGCAGTAACCCTGTGCACAACATTCGTTTCCGGGCCATTCCAGGCTGTCTGGTGCCCAATGATACACCCTTTGAAATCCAGATGGAGGCCGACATGATTCGGTACCTCAACGCTCCTGTGGAATGGAGAGATACCATCACCTCCCGTGATACGAGTAGCAACAAGACTTACCTGGGGCCACGGGCCAACCTGCTGCTAGCTTCCCCACAAGAATTCATCCCCAATTCGGATACCGTTCGCTGGGAGGTTAATATCAATAACAATACCAGCTATGGTCACCCAGATAAGCTCCTACAGCACGTTTGGTTGGCTTTGGAGCAAGCAGGTGCCGTAGCTATTTTCGCTATCGAAGACATTACCGATCCGGCCAACCCGATTGCTTTTCCGTGGCAGACTTATGATGCAGGGGGTAGTTACTGGATTCAGATTGGGCAAGTTGCCGCCTTTGCAACGCGCCGGTTCCGCATTAGTGGCTTGTATACTGATTGTGCGAGGCAGGAACTGCTGCTGCGCATGGGCTACAGCTGTTTGGATTATCCCAACCCTCATCCAGGCGCAGGCTACCAATTGGCGGGTACTTTCTTTCAATGTGCTGACAAAGAGCTGGCGCTGTACATCCAACCCACACCGGTATCACTCAATCTCAACGTAGAAGGTCCGCCATTGCCAGCACCACTCTGTGAACCGCTGGATTATAGTATCGTGGTGAGCAATGTCAATTTGCCTGCGGCCTACGAACACGAAATGCGGACCCAACTGCCTTTGGGTGCGGAAATCATCCCAGGGACCAGTACGATAGAAATACCCGCCAATTCCGGCAACTGGTTTAACCTTGCGGACCCGATTGCCTTGGGCAACAATACCTTTTCCTGGCCCCTGAGCAATGACCCTAATGGCTTGGCGATCCTCCCCGGCGTCAATCAAGCACCCGCCAATACCTACCGACTGTCCTTCAAGCTGCTTACACGCTGTGGGTTGAATGCAGGCTTGCGCATTGGTTTTAGTACCGAAGCTAGCAATAGTTGCGGCGCACTTGAAGAACGTACGGCTTTCTCCGAGCGGCTGCTCATCCAGGGTTTGCCGGAAACGGCCAACAATTACGCGCTTTTCCTGGGTACGCCCGAAGGAGGTCTGCAAGCTTGTGACACGACCCAAATCAACGCCAAACTCATCAACCTGGGGCCGTTTCCCAGCAGGGATATTGAATTCGCTATCATCACCCTGCCTGCCGCCTTTGATCTACTGCCCGGAACGAATCCTCCCACGGTGGCCTTGACCAGCAACACCACCATAGAGGATCGACGGTTCTTGCGGTTTCAAATGCCCGCCGGGGTGCCGCCGGGAGACAGTATCGTCTTACCATTTTCGCTCACCGATTTACGTAACACGGAATTAGATTGCGAAGCAGCAGAACTTAGCCTGGCCGCCGTACTGGAAGCCCAGGTAGCCTGCGGGCTGAGCCCGACCGACAGTTGTGCCATTCTTTTGGTATTGAACAGTGACACCATCACCACCGCTGTCCTCAAAGACGAGCTGGACTTTGTGATTACTGAACATCGCAGCTTACCCCTCGGGCAGACGGGGGAAACATTGACCACCTTGTTACGCCTGCAAAACCTTCAAAATGCCCCCGCCAGGACGGACAGTATCATTTGGGAAGTTTATGTAGACGATGATTTATCGGGCACCATTTCTCCTGGTGACGAGCTGCTTTATGGGAGTCTGCCGCGTCCGATTACCCTGGCAGCAAATGCGAGTTGGCTCGACAGCATCACCTATACGGCTACTACCGATCAGGTTTGCCAACTGCTGGTCACCTATCGCAACAGCGGTTTTTCCTGTGCCTGCGACCCTCCCCTGGTCTACGTGCTACCCAACCCGATTTTGGCCAATGCTGGTCCGGATCAGTTGCTTTGTAGTGATGAAAGCATTTGGCTAGGAACTGACGAACGCTTGAATGGCATGACCTTTGAATGGTCAGCCTTAGGTAGTAGTCCACTGGGAGCCATCACCCCGCTGGACAGCTCTTTTACGCTCTTTCAATGGCCAAATTCTTCCCTGACCGCGCAGACCTATAGTTTTCAGCTGGAAACCCAGCGCGGGCCGAATTGTGTGTCGCGGGATACGGTTCAGATCACGGTATTGCCGGAATTGAGAAGCACGACCTCCGTCGCTTCCGACTACAACGGCCAAGCTATCTCTTGCGCAGGTGCCGCCGACGGAGCCCTGGCCGTAAGCACCACCCTGGGACAAATGCCACTGACCTATGAGCTGAACGGACAAGTTCAGGACAATCCCATTTTTACAGACCTAACCGCTGGCAGCTACCAATTTATGATCACCGACGCCAACGGCTGTACCTCCATCGCCGAAGGCATGCTTGACCAACCAGACAGCTTGATGCTGGACGCCCAACTGCAAAGCACCAGTTGCGCCAATACGGCTGACGGAAGTATTCAGATACAAGTAAATGGCGGCACCCCTGGCTACAGCTACAGTTGGTCGGGCGGTTTGCCCAATGCTGCGCAGCAGAACAACCTGCCAGCGGGCCCTTACCAGCTGAGCCTCACCGATGCCAACAATTGCTTGCTGGTAAGCGACACCCTCTGGCTTGATCGACCGCCTGCGATCAGCTATGAACTCAGTATTGATGCTACCAGCTGTTCCTACAGCAGCGATGGTTCGGTGCAAATCAGCAACCTTAGCGGTGGTACGGGCAGCCTGAGCCTCCTTTGGCCAGATGGCACCAGTAGCTTGACGAACGCGAATCTCCCCATCGGAGAAGCCAACTTGACTATTACGGATGAAAACGATTGCCTCACGCTTATTCCTTACTTCGTTCCGGGGCCAGCCCCCTTGGTAGTTAATTCGCTGGAGCAGGAAAATGTCAGTTGCTTTGGTTTGGCGGATGGCCAAATAGCGGTTTCGGTGATGGGCGGCACCGGCCCCTATCAATACCAATGGGCGCACGGTCCGGATGCTCCAACCTTAACCAACCTACTGGCTGGCAGTTACGAAGTATTGGTCACCGATGCTCAAAACTGTAACCTACTGGTGCCCGATCTGATGATTGAACAACCTTCGGCCTTGAGCATTGATAACTTTGAGATCGAAGGCATCAGTTGCTTTGGTTTTGCCGATGGACAGATCAGTGTGGAAGCTGGCGGAGGTACCCCACCCTACCGCTACGCGTGGGAAAATGGTACCATCAACCCTACCTTGGCGGGCCTTGAGGCAGGCAGCTACACCCTTGAACTTACGGACGACAATGATTGCTTCTTTACGACCAGTTACACAGTGCCGCAACCTCCGCCACTGACCAATGTCTTGGAACGTCTGGACCCGGCTTGCTCCGGAGAGGAGGGTACCTTTACCTTTTTTCCCGATGGAGGCACCCCGCCTTACGTCTTTTCTGCCGACGGGGGCCAAACCTTTACGGAAGACGCCAGCATCGACGCCGGCCCTGGCACTTACTTACTGGTAATCCGCGACCAAAACGGCTGCCTCTTCACCGACGAAGCCGAAATGATGGAGCCACTCCCTCTCTTTTTGGATGCCCCAGAACAGATTATTTTGGATTATGGCGACAGCATCACCCTCTTTATCCCGCTGTATAACGTCCGCGGCGACACCTTCATCCAGTGGCTACCTGCGACCAGTCAGCTGAGTTGTGATGATTGCCTCAATCCCACCATCTACGCGCAGGAAACCACGGTGTTCTACCTCCGAGTAAGGGATAGTTTTGGCTGCGCCGCCAGTGCCCGAATCCCGATGATCGTAGAATTCCCCCGCCGCGTCTACCTCCCCAACGCCTTCAGCCCCAACGGCGTGGGCGACAACGAAGTATGGTACCCCTTCGCCGCCAACGAAGTGGCCCTGATCCGCCGTTTGGAAGTCTTTAATCGCTGGGGCGGACAAGTGTTTTCCCAAAAGAATTTTCCTCCCAATGACCCGCTATTTGGCTGGGATGGGTGGTTTAATGGCAGCCCGGCACCGAGTGCCGTATACGTTTATTTTGTAGAAGTCGAATTCACGGATGGGACGGTTTTGGTGTTGAAGGGGGATGTGGTTTTGGTGAGGTGA
- a CDS encoding serine hydrolase domain-containing protein, with the protein MNTTSRVVVVLSAGLFCFFAFRTYLPFPIAEMEVPAADTSSLVDNYGLDRFEEEELELSDDHWLPEIAVGGVAGGAVAGHLLDTIDFAAWQRYTHQIVLNHNFGNIFPLHPAQQVKLVRPVNTIFPVFSNDLGERTNFREFTWEGTLPTLPEACEEQEITLLLLDHASLSNFKADFAGLMKMYSEQPLVILFFGQSEDDYLAQLPVPVLFLPDNAPTSQAMAAQLLYGAQNLNMSSGGMLAASRLGHCPPEVAGIDREKLASIDDYVQRAIRKKAIPGCQVLVAKAGHIVYDKTFGYHTYDKLQPVDPQDVYDLASLTKAAGTTLAVMELYDKEKVDLSERLQTYLPAYQKSGLKYLRLRHLLAHQTGLQANLPIAQFLRKDDLFHIEKSENYLTAIGKDFYIKNGVRDDLLTELGQVRTPRRPFYRYSDVNFLLLQQVVEEVAGQPLDTYLQQYFYNRMGLHRLQFRPGLQIPEEEIVPTELDKKWRKQVVRGEVHDESALLLGGVAGHAGLFSNARDLAVVFQMLLNHGSYGGQQFLQPATIDKFTSRNGYNYRGFGFDRLAGHSKSLQAYGASKETFGHTGFTGTCVWADPDNDLVFIFLSNRIYPDKYNNKLQKLGLRERIHKIIYQSLDSFQEEV; encoded by the coding sequence ATGAACACAACTTCACGGGTAGTCGTAGTACTGAGCGCTGGCCTGTTTTGCTTCTTTGCATTTCGTACTTATCTTCCTTTCCCCATTGCTGAAATGGAGGTTCCCGCTGCGGATACCTCTTCCCTGGTCGATAATTATGGTTTGGACCGCTTCGAAGAAGAGGAGCTGGAATTGTCAGATGATCACTGGTTGCCAGAAATTGCCGTAGGCGGGGTAGCCGGTGGTGCCGTCGCTGGCCACTTGTTGGATACCATTGATTTTGCCGCTTGGCAGCGTTATACGCATCAGATTGTCTTAAACCATAATTTTGGAAATATTTTTCCATTGCATCCGGCCCAGCAAGTAAAGCTGGTTCGACCAGTGAATACCATCTTTCCCGTTTTCTCAAATGACTTAGGCGAGCGCACCAACTTTCGTGAATTTACCTGGGAAGGCACATTGCCAACACTGCCCGAAGCTTGTGAAGAACAGGAGATCACCTTGTTGCTGTTGGACCATGCTTCCCTCTCGAATTTCAAGGCAGATTTTGCTGGCTTAATGAAAATGTATTCAGAACAGCCACTGGTAATCTTGTTTTTTGGTCAATCAGAAGACGACTATCTGGCGCAATTGCCCGTTCCTGTATTGTTTTTACCCGATAATGCGCCTACCTCTCAGGCCATGGCGGCCCAATTATTGTATGGTGCCCAAAACCTGAATATGTCTTCTGGTGGTATGTTGGCTGCTTCTCGACTGGGGCATTGCCCACCGGAGGTGGCGGGCATTGACCGGGAAAAATTGGCCAGTATCGACGATTATGTGCAACGTGCCATCCGTAAAAAAGCCATTCCTGGTTGTCAGGTATTGGTGGCCAAAGCGGGGCATATTGTTTATGACAAAACCTTTGGTTACCATACCTACGATAAACTACAACCCGTTGACCCACAGGATGTGTACGATCTCGCTTCGCTGACCAAAGCTGCGGGAACCACCCTGGCTGTGATGGAGCTCTATGATAAGGAGAAGGTTGATTTATCTGAACGCCTACAAACGTACCTCCCGGCCTACCAAAAAAGCGGCCTTAAATATTTGCGTTTACGCCATTTGCTGGCGCACCAAACGGGCTTGCAAGCCAATTTACCTATCGCTCAGTTCCTGCGTAAAGACGATCTGTTTCACATCGAAAAAAGTGAAAACTACCTTACAGCCATTGGCAAAGACTTTTATATAAAAAACGGTGTTAGAGATGATTTGCTCACAGAGTTAGGACAGGTGCGCACCCCTCGTCGACCCTTTTACCGCTACAGTGATGTGAACTTTCTGTTGCTCCAGCAAGTCGTCGAAGAGGTCGCTGGACAGCCGCTTGACACTTATTTGCAGCAGTATTTCTACAATCGCATGGGCTTGCACCGCCTCCAGTTTCGACCCGGCTTGCAGATCCCGGAAGAAGAGATTGTCCCTACGGAGCTAGACAAAAAATGGCGCAAGCAAGTCGTCCGCGGCGAAGTACACGACGAGAGTGCCTTACTACTAGGAGGTGTTGCTGGCCACGCCGGACTTTTCAGCAATGCGCGTGACCTGGCCGTCGTCTTTCAAATGCTACTCAACCACGGATCTTACGGCGGCCAACAATTCCTGCAGCCCGCTACCATCGATAAGTTTACCAGCCGCAATGGCTACAACTACCGCGGCTTCGGCTTTGATCGCCTGGCCGGTCACTCCAAATCCCTCCAAGCATACGGCGCCTCCAAAGAAACCTTTGGCCACACCGGCTTCACCGGCACCTGCGTCTGGGCCGACCCCGACAACGACCTCGTGTTCATCTTCCTCTCCAACCGCATTTATCCGGACAAGTACAACAATAAGCTGCAAAAACTCGGCTTGCGCGAGCGTATCCACAAGATCATCTACCAGAGCTTGGATAGTTTTCAGGAGGAGGTTTAA
- a CDS encoding toxin-antitoxin system YwqK family antitoxin produces the protein MRTFFSLVLALALLWSCENNASPGPAAATEASSISIGNYEITPIPGTSASMAKLLTPDGKIMEAGPMINGKKNGTWAYYSAEGSFPVKVISFVEDLYTGVYMEFNERGQAELMATYKNNKLDGPWGKYRFGREEMTANYKDGELDGVLREYDYRDGKLKKEASYKAGQLDGLVRDYDPEGNIMVEYMYRNGEKISGGVVNK, from the coding sequence ATGAGAACGTTTTTTTCTTTAGTACTGGCGTTGGCCTTGTTATGGAGCTGTGAGAACAATGCTTCACCGGGACCTGCTGCTGCGACCGAAGCCTCTTCTATTTCGATTGGTAATTATGAAATAACACCAATTCCTGGCACCAGTGCCTCCATGGCCAAGCTATTGACGCCCGATGGGAAAATTATGGAAGCCGGCCCCATGATCAATGGTAAAAAGAACGGTACCTGGGCATATTACAGCGCAGAGGGTAGTTTCCCCGTAAAAGTGATCAGTTTTGTTGAAGACCTTTACACCGGCGTGTACATGGAATTCAACGAACGCGGGCAGGCAGAGTTGATGGCTACCTATAAGAACAATAAGCTGGATGGCCCTTGGGGTAAATATCGCTTTGGCCGCGAGGAAATGACCGCCAATTACAAGGACGGTGAGCTGGATGGCGTGCTGCGCGAATACGATTACCGCGATGGTAAACTGAAAAAGGAAGCTTCCTACAAAGCGGGCCAACTAGATGGTCTTGTACGCGACTATGATCCCGAAGGTAATATCATGGTGGAATACATGTACCGCAATGGAGAGAAAATCAGCGGTGGCGTGGTGAATAAGTAA